A window of Pirellulales bacterium contains these coding sequences:
- a CDS encoding V-type ATP synthase subunit B, which translates to MTCPASLTNQLYRYTRITSIVGDILTVRAKNVGLGDVAVVENWDGEQSLAQTVQVRRDQASLQVFAGGKGISTTAKVRFLGHPMQVAYSPNVLGRIFNGAGEPIDSGPRLTADPRLDIGGPSVNPTTRSLPQKMIETKVPMIDVFNCLVESQKIPIFSIAGEPYNQLLARVGIQADAEVIVFAGLGLIFDDFYFFRTRFEDEGVFPRTVMFVNQASDPIVERVLAPDMALKVAERFAVDEGRRVLVLMTDMTAYADALKEIGISMDRVPSNRGYMGDLYSQLAMRYERACDYRGAGSVTILTVTTMPGNDVTHPVPDNTGYITEGQFYLHDGCIDPFGSLSRLKQQVIGKVTREDHGQVMNAMIRFYSGAREAQKKQAMAFDLSPFDEQLLQFGVLFRKRFMDVDVSLGLNDALDLCWRTLAECFAPQELLMKDALVEKYYPAKATAAADRQGERP; encoded by the coding sequence ATGACCTGCCCCGCTTCGCTCACGAACCAGCTCTACCGCTACACGCGCATCACGTCAATCGTCGGCGACATCCTCACGGTCCGGGCGAAGAACGTCGGGCTCGGCGACGTCGCCGTCGTCGAAAACTGGGACGGCGAACAGTCGCTCGCTCAAACCGTGCAGGTGCGCCGCGACCAAGCGTCGTTGCAGGTCTTCGCCGGAGGCAAAGGGATCTCGACCACCGCGAAGGTCCGCTTCCTTGGGCATCCAATGCAGGTCGCCTACTCTCCCAACGTGTTGGGGCGGATCTTCAACGGCGCCGGCGAGCCGATCGACTCCGGCCCGCGGTTGACTGCCGACCCGCGGCTGGACATCGGCGGGCCGTCGGTCAATCCCACGACGCGCTCGCTGCCGCAGAAAATGATCGAGACCAAAGTCCCGATGATCGACGTCTTCAACTGCCTCGTGGAAAGCCAGAAGATCCCGATCTTTTCGATCGCCGGCGAACCTTACAATCAACTCCTCGCGCGGGTCGGGATTCAGGCCGACGCCGAGGTGATCGTCTTCGCCGGGCTGGGTCTGATCTTCGACGACTTCTATTTCTTTCGCACGCGGTTTGAGGACGAGGGGGTCTTCCCGCGGACCGTCATGTTCGTCAATCAGGCGTCCGACCCGATCGTCGAGCGAGTCCTCGCTCCCGACATGGCCCTCAAAGTGGCCGAGCGGTTCGCCGTCGACGAGGGGCGTCGGGTCCTCGTGCTGATGACGGACATGACTGCGTACGCCGACGCGCTCAAGGAGATCGGCATCTCGATGGATCGCGTCCCGTCGAATCGCGGCTATATGGGCGATCTCTACAGTCAACTCGCCATGCGTTACGAGCGGGCGTGCGACTACCGCGGCGCCGGTTCCGTGACGATCCTCACCGTGACGACCATGCCGGGCAACGACGTCACTCATCCCGTGCCCGACAATACGGGCTACATCACCGAAGGACAGTTCTACCTGCACGACGGCTGCATCGATCCGTTCGGTTCGCTTTCGCGGCTCAAGCAGCAGGTGATCGGCAAGGTGACTCGCGAGGACCATGGTCAAGTGATGAACGCGATGATCCGCTTCTATTCCGGCGCCCGCGAGGCCCAAAAGAAGCAAGCGATGGCGTTCGACCTGTCGCCGTTCGATGAACAACTGCTGCAATTCGGCGTCTTGTTCCGCAAGCGGTTTATGGACGTCGACGTCTCGCTGGGGCTGAACGACGCGCTCGATTTGTGCTGGCGGACTCTGGCCGAGTGTTTCGCGCCGCAGGAGCTGCTGATGAAGGACGCCCTCGTCGAAAAGTACTATCCCGCGAAGGCGACCGCCGCGGCCGACAGGCAGGGGGAAAGACCATGA
- a CDS encoding ATP synthase subunit C produces the protein MDNILITLGWIGVFAPTALGAVGSIIGCARAGQAACGAMLDVEGGYGRFVGLSALPSSQMIYGIVVMFSLNREVTVVAAPGLFAIGALTGLALMLSAVYQGACCASAINASKSKPEIFGLSAAPAAIVEGFAVFAFVFALVLSAGIPAK, from the coding sequence ATGGACAACATCCTCATCACGTTGGGTTGGATCGGGGTCTTCGCGCCGACCGCGCTGGGGGCCGTCGGCAGCATCATCGGGTGCGCCCGGGCCGGGCAGGCCGCCTGCGGGGCCATGCTCGACGTCGAGGGAGGTTACGGCAGGTTCGTCGGCCTGTCGGCTTTGCCGTCGTCGCAAATGATTTACGGCATCGTCGTCATGTTCTCGCTCAATCGCGAGGTGACGGTCGTCGCCGCGCCGGGGCTGTTCGCCATCGGGGCCCTCACCGGACTGGCGCTGATGCTCAGCGCCGTCTATCAAGGCGCCTGCTGCGCCTCGGCGATCAACGCCAGCAAGAGCAAACCGGAAATCTTCGGCCTCTCGGCCGCTCCGGCCGCGATCGTCGAGGGATTCGCCGTGTTCGCGTTCGTCTTTGCCCTGGTTCTCAGCGCCGGCATCCCTGCGAAGTAA
- a CDS encoding V-type ATP synthase subunit I: MSIVPLDKATICGPLAQRDAALDALQRFGRLHLINLNDATTPKRGDSLKSADARTALKHLQSCPLRRRAPQRCRNFDFRRVVAKALKNKRQHEALVDERDEVAKAIENATPWGEFRQPKEGEFGSARLWFYVVPRRDADRVRQSGVPCQIVAVDPTALYCVVVAAEEPTPRPGERVELDRRPLSELAARREEIDDALEDLHWERVALTRWIPRLKRSLDAADDAAARAWAERLALSEPELFAIQAWVPQAARDELEEVTRGLGLALKLAPPDPADEPPTLLDNPDRVAGAEGAVTFYITPAYRAWDPTPVMFVSFSLFFGMILADAGYGLVLAAALGLFWRRLGATRKGAQFRTLLTTIVGATIVFGSMTGSYFGLAPRPDSTLGRLRVLDFAARGQMMGLSILIGVGHLSLANLVTAWRARHSLRALGSIGWVLLMIGALMAAAELLTTPWGATVAPWGKRLVVLGVAAVLLFSSDRPLKAARVRDWLGRVVDGLSALTGITKLFGDVLSYLRLFALGLASGQLAVTFNELASHMAEKRGLGLLLASVILIAGHGINLALGLMGGVVHGLRLNCIEFFNWSLTEEGRPFEPYQKKVRQ; encoded by the coding sequence ATGAGCATTGTTCCCCTCGACAAAGCGACGATTTGCGGCCCGTTGGCCCAGCGGGACGCCGCTCTTGATGCGCTGCAACGTTTTGGTCGGCTCCACCTGATCAATCTGAATGACGCGACGACGCCGAAGCGGGGGGACTCGTTGAAATCGGCCGACGCACGAACGGCGCTGAAGCACCTGCAGAGTTGTCCCCTGCGGCGACGGGCTCCGCAGCGTTGCCGAAATTTCGATTTTCGCCGCGTCGTCGCCAAGGCGCTCAAGAACAAACGTCAACATGAGGCGCTCGTCGATGAACGGGACGAAGTCGCCAAGGCGATCGAGAACGCGACCCCCTGGGGCGAGTTTCGTCAGCCGAAGGAAGGCGAATTCGGGTCCGCCCGATTGTGGTTCTACGTCGTTCCCCGACGCGACGCGGATCGAGTGCGACAGTCGGGGGTCCCCTGCCAGATCGTCGCCGTCGATCCCACGGCGTTGTATTGCGTCGTCGTCGCAGCCGAGGAGCCGACCCCGCGCCCCGGCGAACGGGTCGAACTCGATCGCCGCCCCCTCTCGGAACTTGCGGCGCGGCGCGAGGAGATTGACGACGCGCTGGAGGATCTCCACTGGGAGCGGGTCGCTTTGACGCGCTGGATCCCCCGGCTCAAACGGAGTCTCGACGCGGCCGACGACGCGGCCGCGCGTGCGTGGGCCGAGCGGCTCGCGTTGAGCGAACCCGAGTTGTTCGCGATTCAAGCGTGGGTCCCGCAGGCGGCCCGCGACGAGTTGGAGGAGGTGACGCGAGGGCTCGGCCTGGCGTTGAAGCTGGCTCCTCCCGATCCCGCCGACGAACCGCCGACGTTGCTGGACAACCCTGATCGGGTCGCCGGGGCCGAGGGAGCGGTCACCTTTTACATCACGCCCGCCTACCGCGCCTGGGATCCGACGCCGGTCATGTTCGTCTCGTTCAGCCTGTTTTTCGGCATGATCCTCGCCGACGCGGGCTACGGGCTGGTGCTTGCCGCGGCGCTGGGGCTGTTTTGGCGCCGACTCGGGGCGACGCGCAAGGGAGCGCAGTTCCGCACCCTGCTCACGACGATCGTCGGGGCGACGATCGTCTTCGGCTCGATGACGGGCAGCTACTTCGGCCTTGCTCCGCGGCCCGATTCGACGCTGGGTCGGCTCCGCGTTCTCGATTTCGCCGCCCGCGGGCAGATGATGGGGCTGTCGATCCTGATCGGCGTCGGCCATCTCTCGCTGGCGAATCTCGTCACGGCCTGGCGGGCGCGGCACAGTTTACGAGCCCTCGGATCGATCGGCTGGGTGCTGCTGATGATCGGGGCCCTTATGGCGGCGGCCGAGTTGTTGACGACCCCCTGGGGGGCGACGGTCGCTCCGTGGGGGAAGCGACTCGTGGTCCTCGGGGTTGCGGCGGTGTTGCTCTTCAGCAGCGATCGACCGCTCAAGGCAGCGAGAGTCCGCGACTGGCTGGGCCGAGTCGTCGACGGTCTCAGCGCCCTCACCGGAATCACGAAGCTGTTCGGCGACGTGCTCAGCTACCTGCGACTGTTCGCCTTGGGGCTGGCCAGCGGGCAACTCGCAGTCACGTTCAACGAGCTTGCCTCCCACATGGCCGAGAAGCGGGGGCTCGGCCTGCTGCTGGCCAGCGTGATTCTCATCGCCGGCCACGGCATCAATTTGGCGTTGGGACTCATGGGCGGCGTCGTCCACGGTTTGCGGCTCAATTGCATCGAGTTTTTCAATTGGAGCCTCACGGAAGAAGGGCGTCCTTTCGAGCCCTATCAGAAAAAGGTCAGGCAATAA
- a CDS encoding V-type ATP synthase subunit D, giving the protein MTLALNKSSLKQQRDQLDLYRKFLPSLDLKRQQLMAALKEAQGRLAEADAELRDIDRSVEELAPLLGGPALASRDLSQLVHVAEVRVETENLAGVRVPRVVEVRFEKAPYSTLATPFWLDQFVAILQRAAEARIRHAALARHVELLQAASRRVTQRVNLFEKVLIPQALADIKRIQIFLADQERSAVVRSKIAKAKP; this is encoded by the coding sequence ATGACCCTTGCGCTCAACAAGAGTTCGCTGAAACAGCAGCGAGACCAATTGGATCTCTACCGCAAGTTTCTGCCGTCGCTGGACTTGAAACGTCAGCAATTGATGGCGGCCTTGAAGGAGGCTCAAGGCCGGCTTGCCGAGGCGGACGCCGAACTCCGCGACATCGACCGATCGGTCGAGGAGCTCGCCCCGCTGCTCGGCGGCCCGGCGTTGGCGTCGCGGGATCTCTCGCAACTGGTGCATGTCGCCGAGGTTCGCGTCGAGACGGAGAATCTGGCCGGGGTGCGCGTGCCGCGCGTCGTCGAGGTCCGATTCGAGAAGGCCCCTTACTCGACGCTCGCGACCCCGTTTTGGCTCGATCAGTTTGTCGCGATCCTGCAGCGAGCCGCCGAAGCGCGGATACGACACGCGGCGCTGGCGCGTCACGTCGAACTGCTTCAGGCCGCGAGTCGGCGCGTGACGCAGCGGGTCAATCTGTTCGAGAAGGTGCTGATCCCCCAGGCGCTCGCGGACATCAAGCGAATCCAGATCTTTCTGGCCGACCAGGAGCGGTCGGCGGTCGTCCGTTCCAAGATCGCCAAAGCCAAGCCGTAG
- a CDS encoding polyphosphate kinase 2 family protein: protein MGMIQAEILARLRVAPGSKVSLKDYDPGWAQTKEMKALGKTAVKERAQAILDQNLADLAAAQELLYADDRYAVLLVFQAMDAAGKDGTIKHVMSGINPQGCQVFSFKQPSAEELDHNFLWRYAKAAPERGRIGIFNRSYYEDVLVVRVHPELLARQKLAVGVGKKRFWKDRYEDINAFERHLTRNGTVVLKFFLHVSKEEQRKRFLDRLDRPEKNWKFSSADLAERGHWDEYMRAYEDALSATSTDWAPWYVVPGDQKWITRVVVADVLTTAIRGLELRFPELSAEQRAALKQARDQLTSEQR, encoded by the coding sequence ATGGGCATGATTCAGGCAGAGATTCTCGCTCGGCTTCGCGTCGCCCCCGGCAGCAAGGTGAGTCTGAAAGACTACGATCCGGGTTGGGCTCAGACGAAGGAAATGAAGGCGTTGGGAAAGACCGCCGTCAAGGAGCGGGCCCAGGCGATCCTTGACCAGAATCTGGCCGATCTGGCCGCCGCCCAGGAACTGCTGTACGCGGACGATCGCTATGCCGTTCTGTTGGTCTTTCAGGCGATGGACGCCGCCGGCAAGGACGGCACGATCAAGCACGTCATGTCGGGGATCAACCCGCAGGGGTGTCAGGTCTTCAGTTTCAAGCAGCCGTCGGCCGAGGAACTCGACCACAACTTCCTGTGGCGATACGCCAAGGCGGCGCCGGAGCGGGGACGGATCGGAATTTTCAACCGGTCCTACTACGAAGACGTCCTGGTGGTACGGGTCCATCCCGAGTTGCTGGCGCGGCAGAAGCTGGCGGTCGGCGTCGGCAAGAAGCGATTTTGGAAGGATCGGTACGAAGACATCAATGCCTTTGAGCGTCACCTGACGCGAAACGGCACGGTGGTGCTCAAGTTTTTTCTGCACGTCTCCAAAGAGGAGCAGCGGAAGCGTTTTCTCGATCGCCTCGACCGACCGGAGAAGAACTGGAAGTTCTCGTCGGCCGACTTGGCGGAGCGCGGCCATTGGGACGAATACATGCGCGCCTATGAGGACGCGCTCAGCGCCACCAGCACGGACTGGGCCCCTTGGTACGTTGTCCCGGGCGACCAGAAATGGATTACCCGGGTCGTCGTGGCGGACGTGCTTACGACAGCCATCCGCGGGCTGGAGCTGCGGTTCCCCGAGCTGAGCGCCGAGCAGCGCGCTGCGCTGAAGCAGGCCCGCGACCAATTGACGAGCGAACAGCGGTGA
- a CDS encoding response regulator transcription factor: MTAPVSWVFVLDDDPSVRKSLERLFRAADLQVRCFASSHEFRAFSRPDVPCCLVLDERMPDVAGTELQRMLEEEGVALPIIFITGYGDVPTSVRAMKAGAVDFLTKPFEDEVLLAAVRQALEQETRRQAARGDVPALRQRFATLSPREQDVLAHVVGGLLNKQIAHRLKVTEKTIKVHRGQVMRKMGAGSLAELVRMAQKLGIEGPCERSPDVP, encoded by the coding sequence ATGACGGCCCCGGTTTCGTGGGTGTTCGTCCTTGACGACGATCCCTCGGTCCGCAAGTCGTTGGAGCGACTGTTCCGCGCCGCCGACCTGCAGGTGAGGTGCTTTGCCTCGTCGCACGAGTTTAGGGCGTTCTCCCGACCCGATGTCCCGTGTTGCTTGGTGCTGGACGAGCGGATGCCCGACGTCGCTGGGACAGAGCTGCAGCGGATGCTCGAGGAGGAGGGCGTCGCGCTGCCGATAATTTTCATTACGGGGTACGGCGACGTGCCCACCAGCGTCCGTGCCATGAAGGCGGGCGCCGTCGATTTTCTCACCAAGCCGTTTGAGGACGAGGTTTTGCTGGCCGCTGTCCGGCAGGCCTTGGAGCAGGAGACGCGACGCCAAGCGGCTCGGGGCGACGTCCCCGCCCTGCGACAACGGTTTGCGACGCTCTCGCCGCGCGAACAAGACGTGCTGGCGCACGTCGTCGGGGGGCTGCTCAACAAGCAAATCGCCCATCGCCTGAAAGTGACCGAGAAGACGATCAAGGTTCATCGGGGACAAGTGATGCGCAAAATGGGCGCCGGTTCGCTGGCCGAGCTGGTGCGAATGGCGCAGAAACTGGGGATCGAGGGCCCGTGCGAGCGCTCGCCGGACGTCCCGTAG
- a CDS encoding response regulator codes for MPVAKVFIVDDDASVRQALDRLLRSAGMSVRTFAGSGELLATMTAPPDCLILDVRMPGMTGPQLQERLWAESLHVPIVFITAHDEALPVANAASPETIAFLHKPFEDHALLDAVQRGVALRSAP; via the coding sequence GTGCCTGTTGCGAAGGTCTTCATCGTGGACGACGACGCCTCGGTTCGCCAGGCGCTCGACCGTCTGCTGCGCTCGGCCGGGATGTCGGTCCGGACGTTCGCCGGCTCTGGCGAGTTGTTGGCGACGATGACGGCTCCCCCCGATTGCCTGATTTTGGACGTGCGTATGCCGGGCATGACGGGACCGCAGCTCCAGGAGCGACTTTGGGCGGAATCGCTCCATGTGCCGATCGTGTTCATCACGGCGCACGACGAGGCGTTGCCAGTCGCCAACGCCGCTTCTCCCGAGACGATCGCGTTTCTTCACAAGCCGTTTGAAGACCACGCCCTGCTGGACGCCGTCCAGCGGGGCGTGGCGCTCCGGAGTGCGCCATGA
- a CDS encoding efflux RND transporter periplasmic adaptor subunit, with amino-acid sequence MTLLRLPCVVARCRVLATILGVCGFASGCREEIVEPLPPRPVRAIQIADAPALTSRTFPGTAEAVDAVELSFRVSGPLIAFPANELGKQVAPGDLLAQIDPRDYEVRVRDARAALAKATSEMDAMRKARPEDIVKLQAEVDRAAAAAEYARAEHNRNLILRQSNAVSISETELSGARAKLADAELVQATESLRIGQEGARPEDIAAKQSQIDSLQATLDSAQDELSYTRLTAPFGGSVAAVYVDNFQVVRTKQPVLRLVNTAELEIRIDVPEQLIALVPLVDETFVTIQAYPDQALPARIAEIGTEASATTRTYPVKLRFTAPPGIDVRPGMTGTVSGRRTTAVADETTGHVVPVSAVLDRDSRRSVWVFDPAAKVVRERDVTILGTTPFGVNVTGVEIGDWVVTAGAHYLTEGQQVRLLGPATKEAAP; translated from the coding sequence ATGACTTTGCTTCGGCTGCCTTGCGTCGTCGCTCGCTGTCGCGTCCTCGCGACCATCCTCGGCGTGTGCGGGTTTGCGTCGGGCTGTCGCGAGGAGATCGTCGAGCCACTCCCGCCGCGGCCGGTTCGCGCGATCCAGATCGCGGACGCCCCCGCCTTGACCAGCCGCACGTTTCCCGGCACGGCCGAGGCGGTCGACGCCGTCGAGTTGTCGTTTCGCGTCAGCGGTCCGCTGATCGCATTCCCGGCCAATGAACTCGGCAAACAGGTCGCGCCAGGGGACCTGCTCGCGCAGATCGACCCCCGCGACTATGAGGTTCGGGTTCGCGACGCACGGGCGGCCCTTGCCAAAGCGACGTCCGAGATGGACGCGATGCGCAAGGCCCGACCGGAGGATATCGTCAAACTTCAGGCCGAAGTCGATCGTGCGGCGGCTGCGGCGGAATATGCCCGGGCCGAACACAACCGGAACCTGATTTTACGTCAGTCGAATGCCGTTTCGATTTCCGAAACGGAGCTGTCCGGGGCTCGCGCGAAGCTGGCCGACGCCGAACTCGTGCAGGCGACAGAGTCCTTGCGAATCGGTCAAGAGGGAGCCCGCCCGGAAGACATCGCCGCCAAGCAGTCGCAGATCGATTCGTTGCAGGCGACGCTCGACAGCGCGCAGGACGAACTGTCCTACACCCGGCTGACGGCGCCGTTCGGCGGGTCGGTTGCGGCGGTCTACGTCGACAACTTTCAAGTCGTTCGAACCAAGCAGCCCGTCCTGCGGCTCGTGAACACGGCGGAATTGGAGATCCGCATCGACGTCCCGGAGCAACTCATCGCCTTGGTGCCCTTGGTCGACGAAACGTTCGTCACAATTCAGGCCTATCCTGACCAGGCGCTTCCCGCGCGGATCGCCGAGATCGGGACCGAAGCTTCAGCGACGACCCGCACGTATCCTGTGAAACTGCGGTTCACGGCCCCGCCGGGGATCGACGTGCGACCTGGCATGACCGGCACGGTCAGCGGGCGCCGCACGACGGCAGTCGCCGACGAAACGACGGGCCATGTTGTTCCGGTTTCGGCGGTGCTCGACCGAGACTCCCGACGCAGCGTCTGGGTGTTCGATCCTGCGGCCAAGGTCGTGCGAGAACGGGACGTGACGATCCTGGGAACGACGCCGTTCGGCGTCAACGTGACAGGCGTCGAGATTGGCGACTGGGTCGTCACCGCCGGGGCGCACTATCTGACGGAGGGCCAGCAAGTCCGGCTCCTGGGGCCAGCAACGAAGGAAGCGGCGCCATGA
- a CDS encoding efflux RND transporter permease subunit, which yields MSIASGSIDKSTVVGFAMVLLTVAGLAAFTSLGQLEDPEFTIKNATVVTAYPGASAAEVELEVTDRIEIALQEMPQIEKLESISRPGLSIVKVEILSKYPAEQLPQIWDELRRKVHDVTPKLPPGVGTPDVGDDFGDVYGFLLAVTGDGFSLDELENYVDDVKKELSLVDGVARVELWGVATRCIFIEVSQARLSQLGLTMENIQRTLAEQNLVVNSGSFDLNSERLRIAQTGAFTSPEDIADLVVRGRDLPEAGSAGELLRIRDVAVVRRGFVEPPTNRLRYKNRQSGDRSMPAIGVAVSNQSGENVVTLGKNLDAALAKLLSTLPVGIEVHRISWQADQVDESIDVFVISLIESIVIVVGVLWIFMGFWTASVVGLSGLLLTIIGTFLCMSLWGIDLQRMSLGALVIAMGMMVDNAIVVADGVLVRLQQGMDRRRAAIEAATQPAWPLLGATIIAVIAFYPIYASEEGSGEYCASLFQVVAISLMLSWFLSVTATPLLCIWMLPQPSSAQQEQYGGAMFGAFQRVLDLALRRRWAVVVILVAALCGALSLFPFIDKSFFPDSARLQLMIDYWAPEGTNLETVSRDMESIESHLLADEGVESVSSFIGAGPPRFYLPVDPEATNSAYGQFIVNVTSLADLNRLVADLNPWLRENVPQAEPVIRRYGLGPSNTWTVELRVAGPGDVETDELRAVADRAAKIFQSSPSAAIVRTNWRQRTKKVVAEYSQERARWSGISRSDIAAAGLRAYDGLPVGQYREKDKLYPILARHVEEERRQFPGQIDLLQVEQWSTGQSVPLAQVADEIRVDWEEAQLCRFNRRRTITVQARTPDGVPASRMRADVLPQIEQFAAALPSGYRVDWGGEFEDSRDSQMALIPGMVPAGLIMAMVLVTLFNAFRPPLIIVAIVPFAIIGVTIGLLAMGQPLGFVALLGVMSLSGMMIKNAIVLLDEIDAQKSHGKTDYQAVIIAALSRLRPVGLAAGTTVLGVIPLLQDVFWVAMAVAIMFGLALGSVLTMIGVPVLYACFFRVEVPDSSPAEATR from the coding sequence ATGAGCATTGCGTCGGGCAGCATCGACAAAAGCACCGTCGTCGGGTTCGCGATGGTCCTGCTGACGGTCGCCGGGTTGGCGGCGTTCACCTCGCTGGGACAACTCGAGGACCCGGAATTCACGATCAAGAACGCGACGGTCGTCACGGCGTATCCCGGCGCCAGCGCCGCCGAGGTCGAGCTTGAGGTCACCGATCGCATCGAAATCGCGCTGCAGGAGATGCCGCAGATCGAAAAGCTCGAGTCGATCTCCCGCCCGGGCCTGTCGATCGTCAAGGTCGAGATTCTGTCGAAGTATCCGGCCGAACAATTGCCGCAGATCTGGGACGAACTGCGGCGAAAGGTCCACGACGTCACGCCGAAACTCCCGCCCGGCGTCGGCACGCCGGACGTGGGCGACGACTTCGGCGACGTCTACGGGTTCCTGCTGGCGGTGACGGGCGACGGGTTTTCGCTCGACGAGTTGGAGAACTACGTCGATGACGTCAAGAAAGAGCTGAGCCTCGTCGACGGCGTCGCGCGGGTCGAATTGTGGGGGGTGGCGACGCGGTGCATATTTATTGAAGTTTCGCAGGCGCGGCTGTCGCAGTTGGGGCTCACGATGGAGAACATCCAGCGGACGCTCGCCGAGCAGAACTTGGTGGTCAACTCCGGTTCGTTCGACCTGAATTCCGAGCGACTGCGGATCGCCCAGACCGGCGCCTTTACGTCTCCCGAGGACATCGCCGACCTCGTCGTCCGGGGCCGGGATCTGCCGGAAGCGGGGTCTGCGGGGGAATTGTTGAGGATTCGCGACGTCGCCGTGGTGCGCCGCGGGTTCGTCGAGCCTCCGACCAATCGATTGCGCTACAAGAATCGGCAGTCCGGCGATCGTTCCATGCCCGCAATCGGAGTGGCCGTCTCCAACCAATCGGGCGAGAACGTCGTCACGCTCGGCAAGAACCTGGATGCGGCACTGGCAAAACTCCTTTCAACGCTCCCCGTGGGGATCGAGGTGCATCGGATCTCCTGGCAGGCGGATCAGGTCGACGAGTCGATCGACGTCTTCGTCATCAGCCTGATCGAGTCGATCGTGATCGTCGTGGGGGTGCTGTGGATCTTCATGGGGTTTTGGACCGCTTCGGTGGTCGGGCTCTCCGGGTTGCTGCTGACGATCATCGGGACGTTTCTATGCATGAGCCTGTGGGGGATCGACCTGCAACGGATGTCGCTGGGCGCTTTGGTGATCGCCATGGGGATGATGGTCGACAACGCCATCGTCGTGGCCGACGGCGTGCTCGTGCGACTGCAACAAGGCATGGACCGCCGGCGGGCCGCGATCGAGGCGGCGACGCAACCGGCCTGGCCGCTGCTAGGAGCCACGATCATCGCCGTCATAGCGTTCTATCCCATTTACGCCTCGGAAGAGGGGTCCGGGGAATACTGCGCGTCCTTGTTCCAAGTGGTGGCCATCTCATTGATGCTCAGTTGGTTTCTTTCTGTCACCGCGACGCCGTTGCTCTGCATTTGGATGCTGCCGCAACCCAGTTCGGCGCAACAGGAACAATACGGCGGCGCCATGTTCGGCGCCTTTCAGCGCGTCCTGGACCTCGCGCTGCGTCGTCGCTGGGCCGTCGTCGTGATCCTCGTCGCCGCGCTGTGCGGAGCGCTGTCGCTGTTTCCGTTCATCGATAAGTCGTTCTTCCCCGATTCGGCGCGGCTCCAGCTCATGATCGACTACTGGGCTCCCGAAGGGACGAACCTGGAGACGGTGTCGCGCGACATGGAGTCGATCGAATCTCACTTGCTGGCCGACGAGGGAGTCGAGTCCGTCTCCTCGTTCATCGGGGCCGGCCCGCCGCGATTCTACTTGCCGGTCGATCCGGAAGCGACGAATTCGGCCTACGGGCAGTTCATCGTCAACGTCACCTCGCTCGCCGATTTGAATCGGCTTGTCGCGGATCTCAACCCGTGGCTGCGGGAGAACGTGCCGCAGGCCGAGCCTGTCATACGCCGCTACGGTTTGGGGCCCAGCAACACGTGGACGGTCGAGCTTCGCGTCGCCGGCCCCGGCGACGTCGAAACCGACGAACTGCGGGCTGTCGCCGATCGAGCGGCGAAGATCTTTCAGTCCAGTCCCAGCGCCGCCATCGTCCGGACGAACTGGCGGCAGCGGACGAAGAAAGTCGTTGCCGAATACTCGCAGGAACGGGCGCGGTGGAGCGGCATTTCGCGGAGCGACATCGCGGCGGCCGGACTCCGAGCCTACGACGGTCTGCCGGTGGGGCAGTACCGAGAGAAGGACAAGCTCTATCCCATCCTTGCCCGTCACGTGGAAGAGGAGCGGCGTCAGTTCCCCGGGCAGATCGATCTCTTGCAAGTTGAACAGTGGTCAACGGGGCAGAGCGTCCCTCTGGCGCAGGTTGCCGACGAGATCCGCGTCGATTGGGAGGAAGCGCAGCTCTGTCGCTTCAACCGCCGTCGCACGATCACCGTCCAAGCGCGAACGCCTGACGGCGTGCCGGCCTCGCGAATGCGAGCGGATGTTCTGCCTCAGATCGAGCAGTTTGCCGCGGCACTCCCCTCCGGCTATCGCGTCGATTGGGGAGGCGAGTTCGAAGACTCGCGCGATTCCCAGATGGCGCTGATCCCGGGCATGGTTCCGGCCGGATTGATCATGGCCATGGTGCTGGTGACGCTGTTCAACGCCTTTCGTCCCCCGCTGATTATCGTGGCGATCGTCCCGTTTGCGATCATTGGCGTCACGATCGGTCTGTTGGCGATGGGCCAGCCGCTGGGGTTCGTGGCCTTGCTGGGGGTGATGAGCCTCTCGGGGATGATGATCAAGAACGCCATCGTGCTGCTCGACGAGATTGACGCCCAGAAGTCGCATGGCAAGACGGACTATCAAGCCGTCATCATCGCGGCCCTGTCGCGATTGCGGCCGGTCGGACTCGCTGCGGGCACGACGGTGTTGGGCGTCATTCCGTTGCTGCAGGACGTGTTTTGGGTGGCGATGGCGGTGGCGATCATGTTCGGGCTGGCGCTTGGCTCGGTGCTGACCATGATCGGCGTCCCGGTGTTGTACGCCTGCTTCTTCCGGGTCGAAGTCCCGGACAGTTCCCCCGCGGAGGCGACGCGATGA